TATTCTCGAGATAGCTTCTCTCTTCTTAATTATGGGAGTCATCGCTGGTTTTGTTGGAAATCTGCGAGTGAATCAGATTGCAGAGTCTTTTATTGAGGGCTGTAAAGATTTGATTGTCGGAGCGTTAGTTGTTGGATTTGCATACGGGATTCTGGTAGTTTTAGAGGAAAGTAATACGATTGATACCATCCTGTTTGCTGCATCAAATCTGGTAAGCCAACTTCCTACGGCTTTTTCGGCCATTGGAATGTATGTGTTCCAGAGTATACTGAACTTTTTGGTTCCATCCGGAAGTGGACAGGCTGCATTAACGATGCCGATTATGACCCCTTTATCCGATCTTACCGGAGTCAACAGACAAACTGCAGTCATGGCTTTCCAATTGGGAGATGGCATATCCAACTCGATTACACCTACGGCCGGTGTGCTCATGGCTTCGTTGGCAATCGCTAAAATTCCATGGACAACGTGGTTCCGCTGGGTGATTCCATTGATTCTCCTGTCTTATCTTGTCGGAGGTATTATTCTTACCATCGTTCATCTGTTTATTTGGACAGTGTAATCAAAAAAAGGTTATGCACAGACATTTCACATTGTCTGCGCATAACCTTTTTTCGTTTCAGATTAAGAAATAGAAGCTTCGTAGATCGAATCGACAGCTTTTTTCAGCTCTGCATCAAATTCTTCCTGCGATTGATTTGCGTTTAAATCCTGACTTAATGCTCTGGAGAAACTGGCTATAAGTCCTTTATTGTCTTTTAATTTCGCATTGGCATCATCTGTGGAGTAACCGCCGGATAATGCAACAACACGGATAACATTCGGGTGATCGATTAATTCTCTATATAAGTTATTTTGTGTTGGAATCGATAATTTCAGCATAACCAGTTGATTAGATTCCAGCTGATTTAAATGTTTGAGTATTTCTGTTTTTAAAATTTCTTCACTATCTTCTTTAGAAGGGCTGTTAATATCTACTTCCGGCTCAATAATTGGTACCAGTCCAGCAGCGATAATTTGTTTTCCGATTTCAAATTGCTGGTCAACGACTTTTTTAATGCCTTCCGGGTTGTCTTCTTTAATGACAGAGCGCATTTTTGTGCCGAAAATATGACGTTCATTAGCGCGATCGAGCGTTTCTTTTAAATCATTAATTGGTTTCATCAGTTGAACGCCGTCTGCTTCTTCAGCAAGTCCTTTGTCCACTTTTAAGAATGGGACAATCCCTTTTTCTTCTGCAAGATAATCTCCTGTATACTTTCCTTCAATCTCACGATCCATGGTTTGCTCGAAAAGAATAGCGCCAATAATTTGATCGGAATTAAAGGAAGGGGATGTAATGATTCTTGTCCGCATTTCGTGGACTAAATCAAACATTTCATCTTCACCTTGATAAGCATTTTCAGGGATGCCATAAGCAGCTAAAGCTTTTGGTGTACTTCCGCCACTTTGATCCAGTGCTGCGATAAATCCTTGTCCATTTTTTACTTTTTCTAATTGATTTTCCTGCATCACTTTCACTCCTTTTTGTATTGAGCCGATAACCGGCTTGTAAAACAGTTTGAAGTAATCTCCACTTCCTATTGTAGCACTAAATATTAATAGATTATAGTGTTTTGTATAAAGGGCGGGGCGTTTAAAAATTTTTTGAAACGTTTAAAACAGCTACTCCCATCCTGCTGATAAAGCATATCTTTACTTCTCTTCTCTAATAATATACAATTTATAGTAAATAAAAAATGCAATTTAAACAATTTTTACACATTTTAACCATCGGCGCTTTACTAAAATCTATGAGTGATAAATGGCTATATTTTTGATAGTAGCAACCGGTCCGCTTTCCGACATACAAATGTTTCCGTTGGCGTGAGTAACCGCAACCCTAGGAGTTATGGTTTTAGCCTAAATAACGAATCATTCTGGTATTTAAAATGGTTGGTTAAGCAGTTCAAATCATGACAGCATGGATCGTTCATATCGAGTATAGCTTTCATGCATAGAAAGGCATGATTAATGAACATTTTTATCATGCACCAAGAAAAATTTGTTCTGTTTGATTGAACTTTTATTTGTACAGCTATTGCAACCGCATAGAATATCCTACTAGCGGAGGCGGACCGTTTTGACTCCTGAGGGATCAGCACCATCTGAAGATCCACTTTTGCCAAGTGCTCTTCTTGGCAAAAGTTAGCTGAAGAGCGTGCTCCTAGGAAAGCAAAACGGTCCGCCGCAGCGGCGCAGTTCAGCGGTCGCCTTATACTTTACCTTCTATCCTTTGTCAACAGCTGTAAGGAAATTATTTTTAAAAAGCGAAAGTTGAGTAACTTATTTATGGAAAAATAGCAACCATAGATGTTGGTGTTGAACCTAAACTTCTAATAGATATGTTAGTAATAGTGT
The nucleotide sequence above comes from Oceanobacillus timonensis. Encoded proteins:
- a CDS encoding fructose bisphosphate aldolase; amino-acid sequence: MQENQLEKVKNGQGFIAALDQSGGSTPKALAAYGIPENAYQGEDEMFDLVHEMRTRIITSPSFNSDQIIGAILFEQTMDREIEGKYTGDYLAEEKGIVPFLKVDKGLAEEADGVQLMKPINDLKETLDRANERHIFGTKMRSVIKEDNPEGIKKVVDQQFEIGKQIIAAGLVPIIEPEVDINSPSKEDSEEILKTEILKHLNQLESNQLVMLKLSIPTQNNLYRELIDHPNVIRVVALSGGYSTDDANAKLKDNKGLIASFSRALSQDLNANQSQEEFDAELKKAVDSIYEASIS